The following nucleotide sequence is from bacterium.
GCTCGTTCATCGGAAAGAGAAGGGGAAATGGAAAAGGCTAAGAATGCCTATCTTATGATAAATCAATATTTTCCCAATACAGAGCTCGCCTTTTATTCTCTCGCAAAGAGCTTTGAGATTGTGGGAGAGGAAGATAAAGCCTTAGAGGCATATGAGAGGGCACTATCATATAATGGCAAAAGATATACAGATATACTCTACGACCTTGCTTTGCTTCTCTACAAAAAAGGAAATTATGAAGAGGCTTCCTCAGCTTTCAATCAGCTCCTCAGCGAATATGATAAAAGAAAGGATACCTCCGCTAAAAGATGGGAAGCGATAAGATTAATTGGGAGATGTTTGGAAAATCAGATGGATTTCCCCAAAGCGATTAATTTCTATTCCCAAAAGATAGAAGAACTTCGCAGGGAAGGGCAAAAGCAATCGGTGATCGGATTTAATGTAAATAAATACAGAATTGATAGCCTCAAATTAAGGATAGCCTATTGCTATCTCCAGTTGGGCGATTACGATAAGGCGAACGAGATTTGGGGGGAGCTGGGGAAAGAGCAAAAGGACTATCTGGCGATGGAAGCGAATGAGCTCTTCAAATCCTATAAAGAGGTAATAAAGCCGGCCCGGGTCGAGGAGTTGCTTAAGGAGAGAAAGAGGGAAACCCTTCTCGGTGATATTTCCATTGGTTTGAGCGATTTCTTACCCCATCTACATCGCGGTCTCATAAAGGGGGATTTGTTGATTGTTTACGGAACGGGAGGGAGTAAGGAAGAGCAATCGTTCCACAGGAGGCTTGCAGGTAGGATTAAATGGAATTTGAAGCTCTCTTCCTATAAAAGCACCAAGATTGTTTCCGATACAGCTGTGAAAAAGGAGGAAATAGTGGGCAAACACATCATCATTATAGGGACTCCCGCCTCAAACGAGATTCTAAAGGAAATAGGGGATAAATTGCCGATAAAAATTGGGGAGAATGAATTGGAAGTTGGCAATAGAATCTACAAGGGGAAAGATTTAGCCCTTGTGATGCTTTCCCCTAATCCCTTTGACGAAAAGAAATTCGCCATTATACTCGCTACTTTCAATCCCACCCTCTACGATGCCCTGTTCGTCTTCAATGCCTTAATCGGTGATTATGCCATCCTATCCGCTCCCTCAGCTCAATATATGGCTTTCTATCCCTCGCACATAATCGCCGGTCAAATAAAAAAGCTTGAAACCGGTTACTTTCTGAAGCTGAGCAGGGGAAAATGGATTCCCTTCAATAGCGAGGGAGAAAGAAGGGAGATAGCGGTCAAGGAAGAGGCTCCCAGTCAAAAAGTTCAGCAATATAAATGGATGGTTGAGTATTTGAATGGAAATTATGATGAGGCGTTGAAGGTAATAAAAAGCTTGCTTGATCAAGCAAGCGAGGAAATGTCCGATAATGATAAGTGGTCCTTGATTTGGCATATGGGGAGGTGTTATGAACACAAGTTAGATTTCGCCAACGCATTGAAATGTTACGAGCAACTGCTCCCCTTGAGCTCAAAACTGAGATATTACGAGGGAAGAGCTATACTCTTCATCGGATATTGCTATCTACAAATGGGGAATGTGGAGAAGGCAATCAGCACCTGGGAGAAGGGATTGGATATCGGTTATTCCGATGAGGAAGGCTATTACCATTTCCCCCAACTCATTCGGTCTTATCGTGAAGTAATAGGCGCGAAGAATGTATCGGTTAAGAGGGAGGGTGGAAATGTTTCCAGAGTAATAGGTCCCATTGGTTTCGTTCAGCAGGATTTGCAAAGGGAATTGGAGGAGGGAAATCTGCTAGTAATCTACGGGACGCAGGGGAGAACGGAGAGGGATATAAATGTCAGTAGAGAAGTTGGGAAGAAGTTATGCATATATGGAGCGCCCCTCTCCCTTGCCACTTTGAAGAGCGATATTGAGGTCTCGGAGAAAGAATTGAGGGAAAACAACATTTATCTTGTCAGCTTGGGGCTCTCCAATAAGGTCTTGGCAAGGATTAAAGATAATCTGCCGATAAAAATTGAAGATAGGAGGATTAAGGTAAAAGAGCGGAAATATGAAGGGGATGACTTGGGCTTAATCGCTCTCTTTCCCAGCCCATTTAACAAGGAGAAGTTCCTTATGATATTTCTCGCTTATGACCCAGCGCTTCTTCGCCATATTCTAAATGTTCCCTTTCAACGGAAGGATTACATCATCTTCAGTTCCGAATCCCTTGGCTTCGGTGAAGATGTTCCCGTGCTGGAAGAAGGCTATTTCCTCAAACTTTCGCCCACTAAATGGGAGGTTTTTTAAGTAGTTTGGAGGAGAGTTTTCAATTTCATTTGATGCTTTCTAAATGAGACCGCTTCGCTTGACCGCTGAAAACGCGTTCAGCTCGCAATGGCAGAAAGGTTTAGTCCCGAGCAATCTCTATTTCAAAAACGCGCTTAGTAGCCCTTTTCAATGACTATTTGTTAGATAAGTAGCCAAACCTTGCAAATTTTTTCTCAAAATGATATTATGTATTTACTATGAATTTTGAGAATTTGAATTCCGCACTACGCTCCGCCATCCGTGAGATGGGCTTGGAGAAGAAAATAAAGGAAAAGGAATGCCTCTCCCTTTGGGAGGAAGTGGTGGGTGCGAAGCTCGCCTCCGTCTCACAGGCAGAGGATATCAAAAATGGAATCCTTTATGTATCCGCTAAAGACTCAATTTGGGGGCAGGAAATCTTCAATTTGAAGGGGTTGATTATGCAGAAAATAAATCAGAGGATGGGCGAGGATATAGTGAA
It contains:
- a CDS encoding DUF721 domain-containing protein, yielding MNFENLNSALRSAIREMGLEKKIKEKECLSLWEEVVGAKLASVSQAEDIKNGILYVSAKDSIWGQEIFNLKGLIMQKINQRMGEDIVKDIKVRAKPLKKKTKKEEERKEEERELSKEILQMIDRLTAKIEDEKMRTLMRSVLINYYKAKMDKEQEKR
- a CDS encoding tetratricopeptide repeat protein, producing MFKNNKFSLFLFTLLLGLGLVLSKDKTLQEGENAFKAKDYDKAIAIFREIFFRSGIDVSSETRFLAALRLGECYLALKKNDDAFNFFNIALQGKGDIKGEALIGLGVVYLAREDYLSAIDRFSQVINQYKSDKLLAYAYYNRGLAYKGMKWMSKALSDLRSAKKKAKGDDELIKAIDAQISECQSAYGKFKQGEAYFLACLQTLQAKGDNDGCAFLLRDLARFCEDSGEMESAIDYEKQAISYSSSDEFKAGSWMNIGWRYFKIKDYENAAIAFQRIVEEYPNSSYPSEALLCLGDTLSNAGKTKDAIATYNLFFQRYPQDGRSFNALLNIANQYTRLGIQEKAGEYFLKAAEAFPQNPQAKEAIKSSASAYSSAKDYESALNIYKLFLEKYPPEEDVMNQIFAIARSSEREGEMEKAKNAYLMINQYFPNTELAFYSLAKSFEIVGEEDKALEAYERALSYNGKRYTDILYDLALLLYKKGNYEEASSAFNQLLSEYDKRKDTSAKRWEAIRLIGRCLENQMDFPKAINFYSQKIEELRREGQKQSVIGFNVNKYRIDSLKLRIAYCYLQLGDYDKANEIWGELGKEQKDYLAMEANELFKSYKEVIKPARVEELLKERKRETLLGDISIGLSDFLPHLHRGLIKGDLLIVYGTGGSKEEQSFHRRLAGRIKWNLKLSSYKSTKIVSDTAVKKEEIVGKHIIIIGTPASNEILKEIGDKLPIKIGENELEVGNRIYKGKDLALVMLSPNPFDEKKFAIILATFNPTLYDALFVFNALIGDYAILSAPSAQYMAFYPSHIIAGQIKKLETGYFLKLSRGKWIPFNSEGERREIAVKEEAPSQKVQQYKWMVEYLNGNYDEALKVIKSLLDQASEEMSDNDKWSLIWHMGRCYEHKLDFANALKCYEQLLPLSSKLRYYEGRAILFIGYCYLQMGNVEKAISTWEKGLDIGYSDEEGYYHFPQLIRSYREVIGAKNVSVKREGGNVSRVIGPIGFVQQDLQRELEEGNLLVIYGTQGRTERDINVSREVGKKLCIYGAPLSLATLKSDIEVSEKELRENNIYLVSLGLSNKVLARIKDNLPIKIEDRRIKVKERKYEGDDLGLIALFPSPFNKEKFLMIFLAYDPALLRHILNVPFQRKDYIIFSSESLGFGEDVPVLEEGYFLKLSPTKWEVF